A genomic region of Anopheles coustani chromosome 3, idAnoCousDA_361_x.2, whole genome shotgun sequence contains the following coding sequences:
- the LOC131271771 gene encoding holotricin-3-like — translation MKATLLFLLVAALCAVALAAPRSEGKGKEGGKGKGKEAAESVEDGQDGSSEEGGKGRGGKDHGKGKGKGGEKGGEKGGAGGRSEGKGKGKPDPKQGKGKESGKGKKN, via the coding sequence ATGAAGGCAACACTTCTGTTCCTGCTGGTGGCCGCCCTTTGCGCCGTTGCTCTGGCCGCCCCTCGGTCAGAGGGCAAGGGCAAGGAAGGAGGAAAgggcaaaggaaaggaagcagCGGAGTCTGTCGAAGACGGCCAGGATGGCAGCTCGGAGGAGGGAGGCAAAGGACGTGGTGGCAAGGACCATGGCAAGGGAAAGGGCAAGGGTGGCGAGAAGGGAGGCGAGAAGGGAGGCGCGGGTGGCCGCAGCGAGGgcaagggaaagggaaagccTGACCCAAAGCAGGGTAAGGGCAAGGAGTCCGGCA